One window of the Actinomyces wuliandei genome contains the following:
- the ligA gene encoding NAD-dependent DNA ligase LigA: MNDSFPVSSSASSTTGSAAVVGPTADAATGSPTGSAPGPVAAVPAVARQRWNELVRLVEQARDAYYDATDTQSPMSDAEYDLLYRELEDLERGYPALVVPGSPTQTVGGRPTTTFAQARHHQRMFSLQDVFSVEEVHEWARRVCTDVGSDDEDLAMTAEVKVDGLAVALTYVNGVLTRAATRGDGTTGEDVTGNVRTISSVPLVLAGDCHPELLEVRGEVYFPTQDFASFNEERRSANLRRQAQGLPLLQVFANPRNAAAGSLRQKDPAVTASRPLAVVVHGVGGVVPAPAAPVPTTQHEWYDLLRGWGLPVSGYSAVVRGRQEREAYIDRYAQRRHDLVHEIDGIVFKVDDRALQDSLGTTSRVPRWAAAYKYPPEEVRTRLLDIDVQVGRTGRVTPFGIMEPVLVAGSTVSRATLHNSTEVLRKGVRVGDLVVVRKAGDVIPEIVAPVVEARDGSEREFVMPTDCPSCGTPLSPAKEGDVDLRCPNTRSCPAQLAERVTHIGSRGALDVEGLGEEAAIALTCPDQGRAEAMAALAAGGALETERGRLCLDADDREAMHVSERTEAVVALLEEAGIAAQDPVLTGEAALFDLTTDDLRDVFVWREVSRRGQPTGDWRLSRFFWTKQSYGDQGQVTRPTVPGKNATSMLSHLWTSRSQPLWRVLVALSVRHVGPTAARALADRFGSLGALCEASLEQLAEVEGVGPTIAASWVEWREVEWHREILQRWKAAGVRARDDAGQGVREVPARVLEGLTVVVTGSLSGLTRDEAKEAIVARGGKASGSVSRRTSYVVAGEKAGVKEARARELGVPVLDEEEFTRLLADGPEGLSVP; encoded by the coding sequence ATGAACGACTCCTTCCCCGTTAGCAGCAGCGCCTCAAGCACGACCGGGTCGGCTGCCGTGGTCGGACCGACGGCAGACGCTGCGACTGGTTCCCCGACCGGGTCTGCACCTGGGCCAGTGGCCGCAGTCCCGGCTGTCGCCCGCCAGCGCTGGAACGAGCTCGTCCGGCTCGTGGAGCAGGCCCGTGACGCCTACTACGACGCGACTGACACGCAGAGCCCGATGTCCGACGCGGAGTACGACCTCCTGTACCGCGAGCTGGAGGACCTGGAGCGCGGGTACCCCGCGCTGGTCGTGCCCGGCTCCCCGACGCAGACTGTAGGAGGGCGCCCGACGACGACCTTCGCGCAGGCCCGGCACCACCAGCGCATGTTCTCCCTCCAGGACGTGTTCTCCGTCGAGGAGGTCCATGAGTGGGCCCGGCGCGTGTGCACCGACGTCGGTAGCGACGACGAGGACCTGGCGATGACCGCTGAGGTGAAGGTTGACGGCCTGGCTGTCGCCCTGACCTACGTCAACGGCGTCCTCACCCGGGCGGCCACGCGAGGTGACGGGACGACGGGCGAGGACGTAACCGGCAATGTGCGGACCATCTCCTCGGTGCCTCTGGTGCTGGCGGGGGACTGCCACCCCGAACTCCTGGAGGTCCGGGGGGAGGTCTACTTCCCGACGCAGGACTTTGCGTCCTTCAACGAGGAGCGACGCTCGGCCAACCTGAGGCGGCAGGCCCAGGGGCTGCCCCTTCTCCAGGTCTTTGCCAACCCGCGCAACGCCGCTGCGGGGTCGCTGCGCCAGAAGGACCCGGCAGTCACGGCGTCCCGGCCGCTGGCGGTGGTCGTCCACGGAGTGGGAGGGGTTGTTCCGGCACCCGCAGCGCCGGTGCCGACCACCCAGCACGAGTGGTACGACCTCCTGCGTGGCTGGGGCCTGCCGGTGTCCGGGTACAGTGCCGTGGTCCGGGGCAGGCAGGAGCGTGAGGCCTACATCGACCGCTACGCGCAGCGTCGGCACGACCTTGTCCACGAGATCGACGGGATCGTCTTCAAGGTGGACGATCGTGCGCTCCAGGACAGCCTGGGCACGACCTCGCGCGTACCCAGGTGGGCTGCGGCCTACAAGTACCCGCCGGAGGAGGTACGTACTCGTCTGCTGGATATTGACGTCCAGGTGGGCCGTACCGGCCGTGTGACTCCCTTCGGGATCATGGAGCCTGTCCTCGTGGCGGGCTCCACGGTGTCCCGGGCGACCCTCCACAACTCCACCGAGGTTCTCCGGAAGGGAGTGCGCGTGGGGGACCTGGTCGTCGTGCGCAAGGCCGGGGACGTCATTCCGGAGATCGTGGCACCTGTGGTTGAGGCGCGGGACGGTTCGGAGCGCGAGTTTGTCATGCCCACGGACTGTCCCTCCTGCGGGACGCCACTGTCGCCGGCCAAGGAGGGCGACGTCGACCTACGGTGCCCCAACACCCGCTCCTGCCCAGCCCAGCTGGCTGAGAGAGTGACGCACATCGGCTCCCGAGGGGCGCTCGACGTGGAGGGACTGGGAGAGGAGGCGGCGATCGCCCTGACGTGCCCCGACCAGGGGCGAGCCGAGGCGATGGCGGCCCTGGCGGCAGGAGGAGCGCTGGAGACAGAGAGGGGCAGGCTGTGCCTCGACGCCGATGACCGTGAGGCCATGCACGTCTCCGAGCGCACAGAGGCCGTGGTGGCTCTGCTGGAAGAGGCCGGGATCGCGGCGCAGGACCCGGTGCTGACGGGTGAGGCCGCTCTGTTCGACCTGACGACGGACGATCTTCGCGACGTGTTTGTCTGGCGCGAGGTCTCCCGGCGGGGGCAGCCCACCGGGGACTGGCGCCTGAGCCGGTTCTTCTGGACCAAGCAGTCCTATGGCGACCAGGGGCAGGTGACACGCCCGACCGTTCCGGGAAAGAACGCTACCTCAATGCTCTCCCACCTGTGGACGTCGCGGAGCCAGCCCCTGTGGAGGGTCCTCGTGGCGCTGTCGGTCCGTCATGTCGGGCCAACGGCTGCCCGCGCCCTGGCGGATCGTTTCGGCTCACTGGGCGCGTTGTGTGAGGCCAGCCTGGAGCAGCTTGCCGAAGTTGAGGGAGTTGGTCCGACGATCGCAGCCTCCTGGGTGGAGTGGCGTGAGGTGGAGTGGCACCGCGAGATCCTCCAGCGGTGGAAGGCTGCCGGTGTCCGAGCCCGAGACGACGCGGGGCAGGGGGTCCGTGAGGTCCCGGCTCGTGTCCTGGAGGGCCTGACCGTTGTCGTCACCGGGTCCCTGAGCGGGCTGACCCGTGACGAGGCGAAGGAGGCAATCGTGGCTCGCGGTGGAAAGGCCTCGGGAAGCGTGTCGCGGCGGACCAGTTATGTCGTGGCGGGGGAGAAGGCGGGGGTGAAGGAGGCTCGGGCGCGCGAGCTCGGGGTTCCCGTCCTGGATGAGGAGGAGTTCACCCGACTGCTGGCTGATGGCCCTGAGGGTCTGTCCGTACCCTGA